The window CTCACTTGAAGTCACAACGTATGCAGCTACAGGCGGTACAGGTATGCCACGCGTTGATACGTACAATGTTCTAAATGGCGCACAAGGACAGCGTGTTACTTTGCAGGATTTACTTGGTGATAACTTCAAGGAACATGTAAATGCCGAAATTCAGGGCAAAATCAATGAAAAACCTGAGAATTATTTCAAAGATGGATTTAAAGGCATCAGCGAAGAGCAAAGCTTTTATGTGGAAAAAGGCCAAGTGGTTATTGTGTTCCCGAAATATGCAATCGCGCCAGGCTCAACAGGCACGCCGGAATTCCGTTTTAATTTGCCAGAGAAATTGAATATCACACCTAAACCCGTTGCCCCTATGCCTGTGGAGAAAATGAAGCTGGATTTAGTAGCAAATGACAGCCTAGCCAATGCCGAAGGCGTGAGTCTGGTGCCCTTACGCAAAGTAGCAGAAGGACTTGGCTACGAAGTGAAATGGAATCAAGAGACATACGCTGCTGAGTTGAAAAAGGGTGCTGGCTGGACGAGTGTTTCCGTGGGTCAAGACAGTTATTTCTTCGCGAAAATGGCTCCGGTTACGCTAAGTACAGCTCCAGTTATTCTGAATGACACGCTGTATGTGCCTTTAAAATTCGTAACAGACATCCTACGTGCAGATGTGAAAACGGGCGATACAGGTGCCATTCATATTGAACAATAAGAAATTTAAAAGCACTAGCCTCTTGCTGCCTATTTATTTGGGTGAGCTGGAGGCTTTTCCATTTCACCATACTGAAAGCGTTTGCGTATACTATTGCATCTCGTAAAGTAGGAGGTGGAAGCAGACGATGTATTTGAAAAACGTATTGTCCGCTTGTATGGGCCTTTGGTTTCTGGTGAGTCCCTGGGTGTTCGGCTTTGAAGCTCATACGAATGCACTTTATACCTGCGCGCTGCTAGGCAGCTTGCAGTTCGTAGGATCTCTGATGGCCCTTGGGAAAACCGGTAAAAAAGTTTGGCAAAATTGGCTTTGTTTTATGATTGGCGCTGTTTTCATTGTCGTTCCCAACGTGTATCATTTGGATTTACTGGCCTTTTTTTCATTTGTCGTGTTTGGCTTTATGACCATACTTGTCAATTATGCCAATCTATATGCCGATCATCAATGAAGTAGTCGAATGCGTAAACGTGAGATTGCCATGAGGTTGGTTTATACTAGTCATAAAGTGATAGGTAGGAATGGGAGGATAAATACCGGCATGTTAAGTTCATTAGAATTAATAAAAAGGTATCGGGCAGGGGACACAAATGCCGCAGACCAACCTAAATGGTTAACCTATATCGTTTCGGCGGAGGAGCGCATCGTTAACTTTGAGCGGATTCAGTCGATCCAAGAGCTGGCACAGGCGAACCCTGTGCTTGATTATGTTGAGCGGACATTACATATTTTGGACGGGCTAGCGTTGTCCTTTTGGAAGAAAGATTTACTAGAAGAGGTGTTGATCTGGTCTGAAGTAGCGAAGGGGGGGACTTCAAGAGACCGTTTCATGTGGCAAGAAGCAGGTATTCATCTTTATGCCCATAACCTGGGTTCCGCGCAGCTATATAAGCTTGATATTGGAAATCCAAGCGATAAGTCAACTGTCATACATACGTTAATCTACACCCATGGGCTAATTGGCCAAACGATCCGTGGCGAAGTTCCGCTTAAAGAACATGCACCGTTAATTCGTTTGATAAAGGATAACTTGTTTTCAGCTGATGAATTAAGAGGCTTGCTCTTGCCGCTAAATCAATGCATTATTGCAGGTGTGTCAGAAGAACTCTGGCAATCCGTTCGTGCTCAAGTAGAATCATTAATAGAGCAGATCGTATCCGATTCTCTGGAAAAAGAGCCTGCCATAAAGGATCGCCTTGCCAGATTACGGGGAAACACGATTCTAAAGGGAGAAAATTTCGATGCCGAATATGGGAAACTGCTGGATGAAGTGCCATTAGACGCATTGAAGGCATTTTTGAATGGTACAACTCTATGGTTCGTAGAAGCGGCCCTGCAAGAATTCTCTTTGGAGCAGTTGGTAAAAGTATTCCTGATTATTCAGGTTTCAAGTCAAACTGATTCCATTCAACATATTAGCTTCGAACCTTTGATGAATACGATGTATTACGATTACAAAGGCAGCAAAAAAGTAAACGTGTATAAGAAGAGGATGATTGAGAAATATTTGGGTGAGCTTGCTTGGAATGATTTGATGAAGGAACCGTTGGAATTATCGCAAAGGTTCAACCCCGATGGGAAGTGGGGCAATGCCCATCTGAAGCACCTCATTGATCGAAAGCCGCAGCTCCCGGACACGTTATTCTTTACCTTCCACTTTTCTCCTGCAGCTGAGAAGCTGATTGAATTTTGTGTAGAAGCAGAGAAATCTCCTCTATATGAAAAGGCTGTTCTGCTACTGTTCGATCTGTTCGAATTGCGAAGAGATGCTTATGACCGGTTTCATAACGAGGAAGAATACTTAGCCACGATGAACCAAACGGCTGACTATAAGAAGATGATGCTGGATTATGTTGTTGGGAAGCGGGTTGTCGATATAGGCCCAGGCGGTGGGGTTATGCTGGATCTCATTGAGCAGTATTTGCCGGACAAGCATCCGATTGGGATCGACATTTCGTCGAATGTAATTGAAGCACTGGAACGCAAGAAACAGCTGGAGGGGCATCGGTGGGACGTTATGAAGGGGGATGCACTTGATCTCAAGCTGTATGTAGAGCCGGGTACAATCGGCACGGTCATTTTCTCATCGATCCTGCATGAATTGTATTCCTACATCCCTTTTGGCGGAAAGAAATTCAACCATGCTACGGTTGCTGCTGCGCTGCGAAGCGCTTTCGATGTTCTCGCACCCGGAGGCCGAATCGTTATCCGCGATGGTATTATGACGGAACCGGCGGAACAGAAGCGGACCATTCGCTTTTTGCAAGAAGGGGCGATGGCTTGGCTGCAGCGGTATGCGAAGGATTTCGCAGGGCGAACGATTCAGTATGAGGTCGTAGCTGCGGATGAAGTCATCATGCCCGTGAATGATGCGATGGAATTCCTTTATACCTATACGTGGGGGGAAGAAGCTTATGTGCATGAAGTGCAGGAACAATTCGGTTACTTTACCCCAAGCGAGTTTACTGCTTTCATTCTGGATACATTAGGTAATGGGGCCAAAATTGTGGAGAGCAAGCACTTCCTCCAGGAAGGGTATACGGACGCGTTGGCGGATAAAGTAAGGATCATGGATCAAGATGGAAACGTGGTTCCGCTGCCGGATAGCACGTGTTTGATTGTGATAGAGAAGTAGGCAGCAGACCATCGATGAATTCCTATTGTAAAAGGATTTCAATTGTGTCATAATGAAAATATCAAATTGACAATATGGAAAGAAATGTGACTAAGCAGGTGATCTAATGAGCATGCCGATAGAGAATGAAAGTAATTACCAAGCGAGTAAATACCGCACACCTGACGGCGCGCCTACGGATATCGTCATCTTTACGATTACCTCAGAAGGAAAAGGATCAGTGAAGAAGTCGCTTCCTACTCGGGAGCTGCAAGTGTTATTGATTCAAAGAAAGCAATGGCCATTCGAAGGTCACTGGGCACTTCCGGGTGGTTTCACGATGGAAACCGAAACGATTCAAGAGAGCGCCCGGCGTGAACTAACGGAGGAGACGGGGGTTTCGGACGTACACATTGAATATTTCAATGTATATAGTACGCCGCAGCGCGATCCACGGGGGTGGATGATCTCACATGCGTTCTTCGCGCTCGTGCACGAACGTCATCTTGAGAAACGTCAAGCCGCGGATGATGCAGCTGATGTGCGCCTCTTCCCTATCGATGAAGCACTGGCGATGGATCTCGCTTTTGATCATGAAATCATAATGAAAGATGCTCTTGCTCAAATTCAGCAGAAGATGCTGACGACGACGATTGCCAGAGAGTTCCTGTCCGAAGAATTCACGATGAGTGAGCTGTATCAAGTCATTCAAACGGTCGTTCCGACGTTCAAGGAACGGAATTTCATTCGTAAAATTACATCGACCCAAAGTCGCAAAGGGATTATCGAAGAAGTGCTGGATCATAACGGACAGGGCAAAATGTCTAACCGTTACTCCCAGCGAGCTGCTCAGTTGTACCGATTTACGGATTATGTGCCTCAGCTGTCTATTTACAGCTAGGCCTCTCTTTTTCGTTTTGATATTGTCTTAATAATACTATCAATCATACAATATGAAGGAGTGTTTAGGATGAAAGCTCTTATTATCATTGATTATACGGTGGATTTTGTTGTTGGGAACTGTGGGGAACCGGGCGTTGCGATTGAAGCGAGAATTTGTGAAATTACAGAGCAATTTTTGGCCCAGCAGGAATTTGTGGTCATGGCCGTTGATCTCCACGATGAACAAGACCCTTTCCATCCAGAGACGAAGCTGTTTCCTCCACATAATATTCGCGGCACAGCGGGGCGCGATTTATATGGCAGGTTGAAAACCGTACATGAGCGTAATAAGAATACGATTAATTGGATGGACAAAACAAGATACAGCGCCTTCTGCGGCACCGAGTTGGAGCTTAATTTAAGGGCAAGAGGAATTCATGAGGTGCATTTGGTTGGGGTTTGCACAGATATTTGTGTGCTGCATACAGCAATGGATGCTTACAACAAAGGCTTCGACATTGTTGTTCATGAAGATGCAGTCGCTAGTTTTAATCAGACAGGGCATGAATGGGCCTTGCAGCATTTTCAAAATACACTTGGGGCGAAAGTCGCTCGAGGTTAAGGCGGTAGCTGCGATGGCAGATGAGGTATGAATCAGACAGAAATCACGGAGAATGAGGAGATGATGAATATGCGGAATCTTATGCAGGAAACGATTCAAGCTTCATTATTTGTGCAGGGAAACATCGACGTGGCCTACGAAATCGAGCGTCGAGTACAATTCCTTAAGGCCTATCTGATTCATACGGGGGCTAAAGGCTACGTGCTTGGGCTTTCTGGAGGTCAAGACTCCACATTAACTGGCAAGCTGGCCGAAATAGCCATCCAAGAGCTGAATGCGGAAGGCAGCACGGAAACCTATCCATTCATGGCTGTTAGGCTGCCTTACGGTATCCAGAAAGATGAAGATGATGCACAGGCTGCAATACGTTTTATTGGGCCTAGCCGCGTCGTAACGGTTAACATACAATCCGCGGTGGATGCGTCTGTACGGCAATTTGCCGAAGCTACGGGTGAGGTTTTGAGTGATTTTCACAAAGGGAATGTGAAGGCTCGTGAGCGCATGAAGGTGCAGTATGACTTGGCCGCGCACTATCAATTGCTTGTTTTGGGGACGGATCATGCGGCTGAGGCGATTACTGGTTTTTTCACGAAACATGGAGATGGTGCATGCGATGTGGCTCCGATCTATGGTCTTAATAAGCGGCAAGGCAAGCTGCTGCTCGAGCAGTTGGGGTGCCCGGAACATTTGTATTTGAAAAAGCCTACGGCAGATTTGGAAGATTTAAAACCAGGTCTTCCGGATGAAGAAGCACTGGGACTCACTTACGATCAGTTGGATGACTACTTGGAAGGAAGCCCCCTGCTCGCTTCTGCTGTGCAGAAGATTGAGGAGCGCTACGTCATTACCGAACATAAACGCAGGGGTCAAGTAAACTGCTATGACAATTGGTGGAAAGGATGAATTCTATGAAATACGACAATTTGACGCTGCACACAGACAAATACCAAATTAATATGATGTACGCGCATTGGCTGCAGGGCACTTATCAGCAGAAAGCTGTTTTCGAAGCCTACTTCCGTAAGCTGCCTTTCGGGAGCGGATATGCGGTCTTCGCTGGTTTAGAGCGGGTGATTCATTACATTCAAAATCTACATTTTGGCGATGAGGAGATCGCCTACTTGCGGACACAGGAAGAGAATTATCGGGAAGATTTCCTGGAGGCGCTGCGCGCATTTAAATTCGGTGGAGACTTGCAGGCTGTCCCGGAAGGTACCCTTGTCTTCCCGAATGAGCCGCTCGTACGCGTAGTGGCAAGCATGTTCGAAGCGCAGCTGGTTGAGACGGCGATTCTCAACTTCGTGAACTATCAGACACTTGTCGCGACCAAAGCTTCGCGGATCAAACAAGTTGCTCCGCGCGATGTGCTGCTGGAGTTCGGCACAAGACGCGCCCAAGAAGCTGACGCTGCTATCTGGGGCGCAAGAGCGGCCTATGTCGCAGGGTTTCATGCGACATCCAACCTCCGAGCCGGGATGCTGTTCGGCATCCCGACCAAAGGCACGCACGCTCACGCATGGGTGCAGGCGCACGACACGGAAGAGGAAGCCTTCCGTGCTTATGCTGAGGCGCTGCCGGAGCAAGTGACGCTGCTCGTCGATACGTACGATACGCTGCGCAGCGGCGTACCGAACGCAATCAAGACCGCGCGTCTGCTGCAGAGCCACGGCAAGAGCATGAACGCCATTCGCTTGGATAGCGGCGATTTGGCGTATTTATCTCAGCAAGCTAGGCGCATGCTGGATGAAGCGGGCTTTCCCGAGGTGAAGATTGTCGCATCGAATGATCTGGATGAGAACATCATCGAGGGGCTGAAAGCCCAAGATGCGAAGATCGACGTCTGGGGCGTCGGCACCCAGCTCATTACTGCAGCCGATCAACCTGCGCTGGGCGGGGTTTACAAGCTAGTTGCCCGTGAGAAGAACGGCGAATTCGAGCCGGTCATTAAGATTTCGGGCAATCCTGAGAAAGTAACCAATCCGGGCTTCAAGGAAGCTTACCGGATCATCAACAAGAAGACAGGCAAAGCGGAAGCCGACTATTTGGCACTTCAGCATGAAGTCGATATCAAGAAGGGGGAACGAATCAAGCTGTTCGATCCCATCCACCCTTATATCTACAAATATATTAATGACTATAAAGCAATTCCATTGCTCCACCCCATCTTTCTCCAAGGGAAGCTTGTCTATGAGGAGCCCACGTTGGATGAAATTCGAGATTATCATGCGCAGCAGTTGCAGTCCGTTTGGCCGCAGTATTTGCGTAAGCTTAATCCGGAAGTTTATCGTGTGAATTTAAGCGCGGCTTTATGGAAGCTGAAG is drawn from Paenibacillus sp. V4I7 and contains these coding sequences:
- the nadE gene encoding ammonia-dependent NAD(+) synthetase, whose translation is MQETIQASLFVQGNIDVAYEIERRVQFLKAYLIHTGAKGYVLGLSGGQDSTLTGKLAEIAIQELNAEGSTETYPFMAVRLPYGIQKDEDDAQAAIRFIGPSRVVTVNIQSAVDASVRQFAEATGEVLSDFHKGNVKARERMKVQYDLAAHYQLLVLGTDHAAEAITGFFTKHGDGACDVAPIYGLNKRQGKLLLEQLGCPEHLYLKKPTADLEDLKPGLPDEEALGLTYDQLDDYLEGSPLLASAVQKIEERYVITEHKRRGQVNCYDNWWKG
- a CDS encoding nicotinate phosphoribosyltransferase, translated to MKYDNLTLHTDKYQINMMYAHWLQGTYQQKAVFEAYFRKLPFGSGYAVFAGLERVIHYIQNLHFGDEEIAYLRTQEENYREDFLEALRAFKFGGDLQAVPEGTLVFPNEPLVRVVASMFEAQLVETAILNFVNYQTLVATKASRIKQVAPRDVLLEFGTRRAQEADAAIWGARAAYVAGFHATSNLRAGMLFGIPTKGTHAHAWVQAHDTEEEAFRAYAEALPEQVTLLVDTYDTLRSGVPNAIKTARLLQSHGKSMNAIRLDSGDLAYLSQQARRMLDEAGFPEVKIVASNDLDENIIEGLKAQDAKIDVWGVGTQLITAADQPALGGVYKLVAREKNGEFEPVIKISGNPEKVTNPGFKEAYRIINKKTGKAEADYLALQHEVDIKKGERIKLFDPIHPYIYKYINDYKAIPLLHPIFLQGKLVYEEPTLDEIRDYHAQQLQSVWPQYLRKLNPEVYRVNLSAALWKLKMDLIHEHQG
- a CDS encoding NUDIX domain-containing protein yields the protein MPIENESNYQASKYRTPDGAPTDIVIFTITSEGKGSVKKSLPTRELQVLLIQRKQWPFEGHWALPGGFTMETETIQESARRELTEETGVSDVHIEYFNVYSTPQRDPRGWMISHAFFALVHERHLEKRQAADDAADVRLFPIDEALAMDLAFDHEIIMKDALAQIQQKMLTTTIAREFLSEEFTMSELYQVIQTVVPTFKERNFIRKITSTQSRKGIIEEVLDHNGQGKMSNRYSQRAAQLYRFTDYVPQLSIYS
- a CDS encoding SPW repeat protein → MYLKNVLSACMGLWFLVSPWVFGFEAHTNALYTCALLGSLQFVGSLMALGKTGKKVWQNWLCFMIGAVFIVVPNVYHLDLLAFFSFVVFGFMTILVNYANLYADHQ
- a CDS encoding class I SAM-dependent methyltransferase produces the protein MLSSLELIKRYRAGDTNAADQPKWLTYIVSAEERIVNFERIQSIQELAQANPVLDYVERTLHILDGLALSFWKKDLLEEVLIWSEVAKGGTSRDRFMWQEAGIHLYAHNLGSAQLYKLDIGNPSDKSTVIHTLIYTHGLIGQTIRGEVPLKEHAPLIRLIKDNLFSADELRGLLLPLNQCIIAGVSEELWQSVRAQVESLIEQIVSDSLEKEPAIKDRLARLRGNTILKGENFDAEYGKLLDEVPLDALKAFLNGTTLWFVEAALQEFSLEQLVKVFLIIQVSSQTDSIQHISFEPLMNTMYYDYKGSKKVNVYKKRMIEKYLGELAWNDLMKEPLELSQRFNPDGKWGNAHLKHLIDRKPQLPDTLFFTFHFSPAAEKLIEFCVEAEKSPLYEKAVLLLFDLFELRRDAYDRFHNEEEYLATMNQTADYKKMMLDYVVGKRVVDIGPGGGVMLDLIEQYLPDKHPIGIDISSNVIEALERKKQLEGHRWDVMKGDALDLKLYVEPGTIGTVIFSSILHELYSYIPFGGKKFNHATVAAALRSAFDVLAPGGRIVIRDGIMTEPAEQKRTIRFLQEGAMAWLQRYAKDFAGRTIQYEVVAADEVIMPVNDAMEFLYTYTWGEEAYVHEVQEQFGYFTPSEFTAFILDTLGNGAKIVESKHFLQEGYTDALADKVRIMDQDGNVVPLPDSTCLIVIEK
- a CDS encoding stalk domain-containing protein, whose product is MKKNPFNMLKLSVVGCAMLVGVSGAVLPFTGMASAETVTVVPIVSPAAPESTSLVQMKEVDLTSKTQDLKTNIKVPQLSGMLDTKYQEQTNHIILSHANKDLANWEKEAAEAATDAKTNGFTYRPYELTIQYVLKSDGSSNPAGVVSLEVTTYAATGGTGMPRVDTYNVLNGAQGQRVTLQDLLGDNFKEHVNAEIQGKINEKPENYFKDGFKGISEEQSFYVEKGQVVIVFPKYAIAPGSTGTPEFRFNLPEKLNITPKPVAPMPVEKMKLDLVANDSLANAEGVSLVPLRKVAEGLGYEVKWNQETYAAELKKGAGWTSVSVGQDSYFFAKMAPVTLSTAPVILNDTLYVPLKFVTDILRADVKTGDTGAIHIEQ
- a CDS encoding cysteine hydrolase family protein; this encodes MKALIIIDYTVDFVVGNCGEPGVAIEARICEITEQFLAQQEFVVMAVDLHDEQDPFHPETKLFPPHNIRGTAGRDLYGRLKTVHERNKNTINWMDKTRYSAFCGTELELNLRARGIHEVHLVGVCTDICVLHTAMDAYNKGFDIVVHEDAVASFNQTGHEWALQHFQNTLGAKVARG